From Bacillus pumilus, one genomic window encodes:
- a CDS encoding WxL domain-containing protein, translating to MKKKNYKKLIVTMATLVTLFVGNTVLAAEGSDDGKSSATTKGSIEIQGGSFNVAFLSNKEKIFDFVNLNNSFTSNVPLGGLLVTDFSGTGNGYEVTLKATQFKNVSSDKKIPTGSLKLNSVPIGQPEGSYMNPNATAPKNIGENIILDGSESGTGGVIISADKGEGMGQFKYVFKKDDLTFSANRDGIYKGTYETVITADMHVPVK from the coding sequence ATGAAAAAGAAAAATTATAAAAAATTGATTGTTACAATGGCGACTTTGGTTACTTTATTTGTTGGCAATACAGTATTAGCAGCTGAAGGATCAGATGATGGAAAATCATCGGCTACTACTAAGGGTAGCATTGAAATCCAAGGAGGATCGTTTAATGTAGCTTTTTTAAGCAATAAAGAAAAAATCTTTGATTTTGTTAATTTAAACAACTCATTTACATCAAATGTACCATTAGGGGGTTTGTTGGTAACGGATTTCAGTGGGACTGGAAACGGATATGAAGTTACTTTAAAAGCCACTCAATTTAAGAATGTGTCCTCTGATAAAAAAATTCCTACAGGGTCTTTGAAATTAAATAGTGTACCTATAGGTCAACCGGAAGGATCTTACATGAATCCGAACGCGACTGCACCAAAAAATATTGGCGAGAATATTATTTTAGATGGTTCAGAATCAGGAACTGGAGGCGTTATTATTTCAGCTGATAAAGGTGAAGGTATGGGGCAATTCAAGTATGTTTTTAAAAAGGACGATTTAACTTTCTCTGCTAATAGAGATGGTATCTACAAAGGGACGTATGAAACAGTGATTACGGCCGATATGCATGTTCCGGTAAAGTAG
- the topB gene encoding type IA DNA topoisomerase: MTSKIVILAEKPSQAEDFAKVFTSYQKKQGYIEVTDNDFFGGEVLITWAVGHLLELKDPAHYRSDWGKAWTLESLPIMPKNIEFEVQPERRKQFNIVKRLLRSATEIIIGTDTGREGENIAWSIIHHAGVSGKSIKRLWFNSLQKKELVRAFKALDPGDRRYPLYKEAQTRQIADWLVGLNATRLYTLILKQKGIHGVYSVGRVQTPTLFLVYQREQDIKNFKEKPYFELCGTAIKGKDVFNIKVKERFEDKAMIQSVCSKYNLKKENEGVVTFCETEEKNTTAPSLFSLSGIQEYANKKWKYSPIEVKDIVQVLYEKHKILSYPRTDCSFITEHEFQYLKDNIAAYQKIIGDSQTLTNLQPRNKYVNTTKVKDHYAIVPTENIPDQEMMGMLNQKEKNIYDAVLRRTIGMFAADHLYEETQVVVDVNGLNSFETSGKVVKLEGWKALYDDAESDPKKEYQTLPSLNVGDILKVSVFVKEGLTKPPKLLTQGQLINRMTNIGRYVEDENHKKILNSVEGIGTEATRANILADLVNKKKLKIEKNRVNLTPQGLILCEAIQNSLELLSKPEMTAKWEKYLLTIGQGKGKQSVFINNVEKFIEHMLEVVPAKLMNHDFSIPTNEVNSVNQKGEKIVKCPLCKSGDIRDVGKLYGCSNYQNGCKCSFPKEFAGKKLSQNMVKSLATKGETSKLKGFVSKKKKNKFEAKLIFKENKIQFSFD; the protein is encoded by the coding sequence ATGACATCTAAAATTGTGATTCTAGCAGAAAAGCCATCACAAGCAGAAGATTTTGCGAAAGTATTTACTTCATATCAAAAAAAGCAAGGATATATTGAAGTAACTGATAACGATTTTTTTGGTGGTGAAGTATTGATCACATGGGCAGTGGGCCATCTTCTAGAATTAAAAGATCCTGCTCATTACAGGAGTGATTGGGGAAAAGCCTGGACACTCGAAAGCCTCCCTATCATGCCAAAAAATATTGAGTTTGAAGTTCAGCCTGAAAGAAGAAAACAGTTCAATATTGTAAAGCGATTACTAAGAAGCGCAACTGAAATAATTATTGGCACTGATACCGGACGCGAGGGAGAGAATATAGCATGGTCCATTATTCATCATGCCGGGGTTTCAGGAAAGTCAATTAAACGACTATGGTTCAATTCTTTACAAAAAAAAGAGTTGGTCAGAGCGTTTAAAGCCTTAGATCCTGGAGATAGGAGGTATCCACTTTATAAAGAGGCTCAAACTAGGCAAATTGCTGATTGGCTAGTTGGGCTAAATGCTACAAGGTTATATACATTGATTTTGAAACAAAAGGGTATACACGGTGTTTATTCAGTTGGGAGGGTTCAAACACCGACATTATTTTTAGTTTATCAGAGGGAACAAGATATTAAAAACTTCAAAGAGAAGCCTTATTTCGAGTTATGTGGTACAGCAATTAAAGGTAAAGATGTATTTAACATAAAAGTAAAAGAAAGATTTGAAGACAAAGCCATGATCCAATCAGTCTGTTCAAAATATAATCTGAAGAAAGAAAATGAAGGTGTAGTTACTTTTTGTGAGACTGAAGAGAAGAATACTACTGCACCTAGTTTATTTTCATTGAGTGGCATACAAGAGTATGCCAATAAAAAGTGGAAGTACAGCCCGATAGAAGTAAAAGACATTGTGCAAGTATTGTATGAGAAACACAAAATTTTGAGTTATCCAAGAACTGATTGCTCATTTATAACAGAGCACGAATTTCAATATTTAAAAGATAATATTGCTGCTTATCAAAAAATTATAGGTGACAGTCAAACATTAACTAATTTACAACCCAGAAATAAATATGTAAATACAACAAAAGTTAAAGATCATTATGCGATTGTGCCAACTGAAAACATACCTGATCAAGAAATGATGGGCATGTTAAATCAAAAAGAAAAGAATATATACGATGCTGTATTAAGGAGAACAATTGGCATGTTTGCAGCCGATCATCTTTATGAAGAAACACAAGTCGTTGTAGATGTTAATGGACTAAATTCATTTGAAACTTCAGGTAAGGTTGTGAAGTTAGAAGGATGGAAAGCCTTATATGATGATGCTGAATCTGACCCCAAAAAAGAATATCAAACTTTACCAAGCTTGAATGTTGGGGATATTTTGAAAGTTAGTGTCTTTGTTAAGGAAGGATTGACAAAGCCGCCGAAATTGTTAACCCAGGGCCAGCTTATAAATAGAATGACCAATATTGGACGGTATGTTGAAGATGAAAACCATAAAAAGATTCTAAATTCAGTAGAAGGAATAGGAACAGAAGCAACCCGCGCCAACATTTTAGCCGATCTTGTAAATAAAAAGAAATTAAAGATAGAGAAAAACAGAGTGAATTTGACCCCCCAAGGGTTGATTCTTTGTGAAGCTATCCAGAATAGTCTTGAATTACTTTCTAAACCTGAAATGACTGCTAAATGGGAAAAGTATTTGCTTACAATAGGGCAGGGTAAAGGAAAACAAAGTGTATTTATAAACAATGTTGAAAAGTTCATAGAACACATGCTGGAAGTGGTGCCAGCTAAACTGATGAACCATGATTTTTCGATTCCTACGAATGAAGTTAATTCCGTAAATCAAAAAGGTGAAAAAATCGTTAAATGTCCATTATGCAAATCGGGAGATATAAGAGACGTTGGAAAATTGTACGGTTGTTCTAATTATCAAAACGGTTGCAAATGCTCATTTCCAAAAGAATTTGCAGGGAAAAAGTTAAGTCAAAACATGGTGAAATCTTTAGCGACAAAAGGGGAAACGAGTAAGTTGAAAGGTTTTGTATCAAAGAAAAAGAAAAACAAATTTGAAGCAAAGCTAATCTTTAAAGAAAACAAGATTCAATTTAGTTTTGATTAA
- a CDS encoding WxL protein host-binding domain-containing protein, translating to MKKYISIFVLFFIMFSISSAVGSQSNIASAAVNEDLQLIPLFPQSQLNNNDSYIDFNMKNHSSEKISVKIKNNSSVVKHVLIKPVNATSTVTGIVYQNGNSDRVQEKAKLTNIATVNTPSITIGPKTTKTIYALIKTDNHSGHILGGLQVSEIRDHKSNNKKPIESTAIRLETTKTLPVHIRISNPNKKGVTFQNAFFEGSANGAFVVVNMKNEKNAIMNDIALTYDLINKDKEEKVFSGKIEEFQMAPQSAFPLYIKWNSSKLEPGSYVLHVKAEGQKRQLINFEIKNNEIAEYGKKADLTPSISIVIPLWTFICVGTLIFILVFLFLKRKKKREEKR from the coding sequence ATGAAGAAGTATATAAGTATCTTTGTATTGTTTTTCATTATGTTTAGTATTTCATCAGCAGTAGGTTCTCAAAGTAATATTGCTTCAGCAGCAGTTAATGAGGATCTGCAACTAATACCATTGTTTCCTCAAAGTCAACTAAATAATAATGATTCTTATATTGATTTTAATATGAAGAACCATAGTTCTGAGAAAATTTCAGTCAAAATAAAAAACAATTCTTCTGTTGTAAAGCACGTTTTGATAAAACCTGTGAATGCTACCTCAACCGTAACAGGAATTGTTTATCAAAATGGAAATAGTGATCGAGTACAAGAGAAAGCAAAATTAACAAATATTGCTACTGTCAACACGCCTTCAATTACAATTGGTCCAAAAACAACCAAAACAATTTATGCTCTTATCAAGACTGATAATCATTCAGGTCATATTCTGGGCGGCTTACAAGTGAGTGAAATTAGAGATCACAAGAGTAATAACAAGAAACCTATTGAATCTACCGCAATACGACTTGAAACAACAAAAACACTGCCTGTTCATATTCGTATAAGTAATCCTAATAAGAAAGGAGTTACATTCCAGAATGCTTTCTTTGAGGGATCTGCAAACGGTGCATTTGTTGTAGTGAATATGAAAAATGAAAAGAATGCAATCATGAATGATATTGCTTTGACTTATGATTTGATTAATAAGGATAAAGAAGAAAAAGTGTTTTCAGGCAAAATAGAAGAGTTTCAAATGGCACCACAAAGTGCGTTTCCATTATATATTAAATGGAATTCTTCAAAGCTCGAACCTGGTTCATACGTTCTTCATGTAAAAGCAGAAGGGCAGAAAAGACAGCTTATAAATTTTGAGATTAAAAATAACGAAATTGCTGAGTACGGAAAAAAGGCGGATCTCACGCCTTCAATTTCAATCGTAATTCCTCTATGGACTTTTATTTGTGTAGGTACCTTGATTTTTATTCTTGTGTTTTTATTCTTGAAAAGAAAAAAGAAAAGGGAAGAAAAAAGATAG
- a CDS encoding DUF3991 domain-containing protein: protein MEETIDEQQSGQKKIVLYERRNGGGKKRVSPEEIEKARNIDLIDYLEKKGEKLIRKGKNYIHADHDSLVIKENGLFYWNSRQKGGTNAIDFCRIYYGLSFVDAVNELNSSDYSAISEIKRETKKTPPFSYEKQRKLEVQDTSRIRHYLINERKIEPKVVDWLIKKGLIAQDKRNNVIFKWIKDGEIVGFDLQGTTPMKGQKRAFKYICPNDKPHNGFTVDIGKPKSIAFFESPIDLLSFWSIKKGSLKDVRLKSMNGLKKQTVSTAIIEALRDDKLPLTHISINTDNDAGSLVFINEMKRLINRDVVKVNIPEKEGFDWNDVLKDLRKKLDKRKEQELIENIKHDRFNKPSQRQVQFRE, encoded by the coding sequence ATGGAAGAAACAATCGATGAACAGCAAAGTGGCCAGAAGAAGATTGTTTTGTATGAAAGACGAAATGGAGGAGGAAAAAAAAGAGTGAGTCCTGAAGAAATCGAAAAGGCGAGAAATATTGACCTGATAGATTATCTTGAAAAAAAGGGCGAAAAATTAATAAGAAAAGGGAAAAATTATATCCATGCAGACCATGACAGCCTTGTTATAAAGGAAAATGGTCTTTTTTATTGGAATTCAAGGCAAAAGGGTGGTACTAATGCTATAGATTTTTGCAGGATTTATTATGGCCTTAGTTTTGTTGATGCTGTTAATGAGTTGAATAGCAGTGATTACTCTGCGATTAGTGAAATCAAAAGGGAAACAAAAAAGACTCCACCTTTTTCCTATGAAAAGCAAAGGAAATTAGAAGTCCAAGATACAAGTAGGATTAGACATTATCTTATCAATGAAAGAAAAATTGAACCTAAGGTAGTTGATTGGTTAATCAAAAAGGGGCTGATAGCCCAAGATAAAAGAAACAATGTCATCTTTAAATGGATTAAAGATGGAGAAATCGTAGGTTTCGACCTTCAGGGAACGACACCCATGAAAGGACAGAAAAGAGCATTCAAATACATTTGTCCCAATGATAAGCCACATAATGGTTTCACAGTTGATATTGGGAAACCAAAGAGTATCGCGTTTTTTGAATCGCCAATAGATCTTTTGTCTTTTTGGAGCATAAAGAAAGGCAGTCTGAAAGACGTTAGACTTAAATCTATGAACGGTCTAAAAAAACAAACTGTCAGCACCGCGATCATCGAGGCTTTAAGAGATGACAAGTTGCCATTAACTCATATTAGTATTAACACTGACAATGATGCAGGATCTCTTGTCTTTATAAACGAAATGAAAAGACTGATTAATCGGGATGTAGTGAAAGTCAACATTCCGGAAAAAGAAGGATTTGATTGGAATGATGTACTAAAGGACCTTAGAAAGAAATTGGATAAACGTAAAGAACAAGAATTGATTGAGAATATCAAGCATGATCGCTTTAATAAACCATCGCAAAGACAAGTTCAATTTAGAGAATAG